One window from the genome of Anopheles merus strain MAF unplaced genomic scaffold, AmerM5.1 LNR4000668, whole genome shotgun sequence encodes:
- the LOC121602871 gene encoding uncharacterized protein LOC121602871 isoform X2 — translation MYPIAGGEFWFPGVRSGLKDHFRDVPPRVSKFSLYFSIDGLPLHKSTRKQFWPILMSIQEMPEVPVLMVGNFFGESKPKSVEEYLRPLVDELNGLMDNGIVIANKLIEIHVQFTSTTHMVAKNVRYKEDITAHTELHVSREWIIQQERMKISSNQITEHIIGKKRLSWILRT, via the exons ATGTACCCTATAGCAGGGGGAGAATTTTGGTTCCCTGGGGTACGATCGGGTCTCAAGGATCACTTTCG CGATGTGCCACCAAGAGTCAGCAAATTTTCGTTGTACTTTTCGATTGATGGACTTCCACTGCACAAGAGCACTCGAAAACAGTTTTGGCCCATATTAATGAGCATTCAAGAAATGCCGGAAGTTCCAGTATTGATGGTGGGCAACTTTTTTGGTGAATCGAAACCAAAGAGTGTTGAGGAATATCTGCGTCCGCTTGTCGACGAGCTAAATGGGTTGATGGATAATGGCATTGTAATAGCCAATAAGCTAATCGAAATACAC GTTCAGTTTACTTCAACCACACACATGGTTGCCAAAAATGTACGGTACAAGGAAGATATCACAGCGCACACCGAGTTACATGTTTCCCGGGAATGGATCATCCAGCAAGAACGCATGAAGATTTCGTCCAATCAAATTACGGAGCACATCATCGGGAAAAAACGCCTCTCATGGATCTTAAGAACTTAA